In Plasmodium reichenowi strain SY57 chromosome 5, whole genome shotgun sequence, the following proteins share a genomic window:
- a CDS encoding hypothetical protein (conserved Plasmodium protein, unknown function): protein MKGHVIMNEEKCNEITKHYGNPFINTKEDYLHEKIEKIICSILLSRNIKKASCLVFDILFDVFMKIIKTIGYHCKKFSSLRGSHVVNYIDIKYCLKLSFYNIYNEIYILKDYSKLYKDIIYYHIYDEEENKENNNNNKKKNEHNNNQHNNNDENNNNEHNNNNKFINDNNQEHVGEDDDECYNKNEEINLRKNTSSMMIIKEKENYINVVQNSYLYYKHLCTKKNNNNTHDLIKNFNSINNLFTSEFNNKNIQDGNLSNSECVNILSLRENINVEKYKEIIMLKKNYIHDHMPIIPLSINRKEKITGYINEKDNYAYDHIQSQSNNLLNNDEQILHSSSSSSSSSSSSLSDDSHVNEKKLSHLSNRNYNHLNTSNDHSNLSQRMLYEHTKENISKEKIEILNLLPRLKDIYVQNAKQKNDLNKSENQVFNSLNIFEQFD, encoded by the coding sequence ATGAAGGGACATGTAATTATGAATGAAGAAAAATGTAATGAGATTACGAAACATTATGGTAACCcttttattaatacaaaAGAAGATTATTTACATGAGAAgattgaaaaaattatatgttccatattattaagcagaaatataaagaagGCTAGCTGTTTAgtttttgatatattatttgatgtatttatgaaaataataaaaacaattgGATATCATTGTAAGAAATTTTCATCTCTTAGAGGTAGCCATGTTGTAaattatatagatataaaatattgcttaaaattatctttttataatatatataatgaaatatatatattgaaggattattcaaaattatataaagatataatttattatcatatatatgatgaagAGGAGAAcaaggaaaataataataataataaaaaaaaaaatgaacataataataaccaacataataataatgatgaaaataataataatgaacataataataataataaatttattaatgataataatcAAGAACATGTAGGAgaagatgatgatgaatgttataataaaaatgaagaaatcaatttaagaaaaaatacttcttcaatgatgataataaaagaaaaagaaaattatattaatgttGTTCAAAActcttatttatattataaacatttatgtactaaaaaaaataataataatacacatgatttaataaagaattttaatagtattaataatttatttacaagtgaatttaataacaaaaatatacaagATGGTAATTTGTCAAATAGTGAATGCGTTAATATACTATCCTTGagagaaaatattaatgtcgaaaaatataaagaaatcatcatgttaaaaaaaaattatatacatgaTCATATGCCTATTATACCTTTATCTATAaatagaaaagaaaaaataactggatatataaatgaaaaggATAATTATGCATATGATCATATACAATCACAatcaaataatttattaaacaATGATGAACAAATTTTACATTCATCATCCTCCTCATCTTCTTCCTCATCATCCTCTTTATCAGATGACAGTCATGTTaacgaaaaaaaattgaGTCATTTATCCAACAGAAATTACAATCATTTAAACACATCCAATGATCATTCGAATTTATCACAACGTATGCTATATGAACAcacaaaagaaaatatatcaaaagaaaaaatcGAAATATTAAATCTTCTTCCAAGATTAAAAGATATTTATGTCCAAAATGCAAAACAAAAAAACGACCTGAACAAGTCAGAAAATCAGGTCTTTAATTCGCTTAACATATTTGAGCAGTTtgattaa
- a CDS encoding kinase, putative: MDEKNNPDDEKKRNYDKDKKNEEINEKYNESLDVYILNSYNNETHIIEKEENDNKHENIIKYNNNRRNLPLEQNNYYIDKTIKPNNKCNDIIINNVDVSEFFYKNETSNVNLNELCFSTNTKKNDNINNNDCCYNYTTGNNYSSSLDTNNKNYCKQNCNILNISKDNINEKYDINKNQYISLVKQEKQENKNNYVNTQNDCEFLYNMDNIKLTGTSVMLTNETSKYIYKLIPFFKNGEAQFYVRVNEAYNDIYKKGEIKTPLGDVEMDDNKNKNNDDNNLNNDDNNKNKNNDDNNKNKNNDDNNKNKNNDDNNKNKNNDDNNNNKNNHNNHNKYSNCNYSNLYEYTDILFRMDNIYNLFLETQKKCIEDNSGKDIFFSILNKKTNISIVHNKVNNPSNVDLDVCNTYEHVKELTFEENYYHTILCEPVKKLYISEKRHINIHNILNGNNYIYDIKTNDCKNCNEFSLCNDKTMTTVKRCQCRIYEKFILSLLVKYKLIPQCFDLVKVIKCTQNEKHKKNVKEDENFKMCTNIQPTNEITNNTNYQHEKEFIKFEKNSPTENYTYEDIHSLNRNYNHKNKCIVNNDQEIWKVYNDKCKNNHDVYIHSSLKLEKVCYNIKAYNQQIIDLKLGYNTIIDNDLSFNKDLLKDSHSVDSKLKEYYVDKWSKMKKEIRKKFTTTNVSDQHIIDLCSKDLNLPTCFDKYNNKDIYALLKSWRQNVTALKSTQRNLGFRICTLIQHINYSDLLNDDQVKIQYSNFVQDNYLLGKNNIGNTETNTLKKYSELNKIEIKDCYDHVTKKLKINRHLGLTLREDQVIYVLSIFFKKIVHLILPQLLNLKIWLEQQYLYSFCSTSLLIIYDKNKPSFCDIKWIDFTYSLQHESNLKHYPLNNTKLNMDIVSGLNNLIKLCRTIFFTNIIPPIVKNDTKRKKEE; this comes from the coding sequence atggatgaaaagaataatccagatgatgaaaaaaaaagaaattatgataaagataaaaaaaatgaagaaataaatgaaaagtACAATGAAAGCTTAGATGTATATATCctaaattcatataataatgaaacaCATATCATAGAGAAggaagaaaatgataataaacatgaaaatataataaaatataataataatagaagGAACCTACCACttgaacaaaataattattatattgataAAACGATAAAAcctaataataaatgtaatgatataataatcaatAATGTTGATGTGTctgaatttttttataaaaatgaaacatCAAATGTTAATTTGAATGAATTATGCTTCTCAACaaatacaaaaaagaatgataatataaataataatgattgttgttataattatacaaCAGGTAACAATTACAGCTCGTCACTAGATAcgaataataaaaattattgtaaacaaaattgtaatatattaaatatttctaaagataatataaatgaaaaatatgatataaataagaacCAGTATATATCCCTTGTTAAACAAGAGAAACAggaaaacaaaaataattatgtgAATACACAAAATGATTGTGAATTTTTATACAACatggataatataaaattaacaGGAACTTCTGTTATGTTAACAAATGAAACTTCAaagtatatttataagttaattcctttttttaaaaatggaGAAGCACAGTTTTATGTTAGGGTTAATGAGGCGTAcaatgatatatataaaaagggAGAAATAAAAACACCTTTAGGGGATGTTGAAATggatgataataaaaataaaaataatgatgataataatttaaataatgatgataataataaaaataaaaataatgatgataataataaaaataaaaataatgatgataataataaaaataaaaataatgatgataataataaaaataaaaataatgatgataataataataacaaaaataatcataataatcataataaatatagtAATTGTAATTATTCCAATTTGTATGAATATACAGATATACTTTTTAGAAtggataatatatataacctTTTTCTTgaaacacaaaaaaaatgtatagAAGATAACAGTGGgaaagatatatttttctccATATTAAATAAGAAAACTAATATATCCATAGTACATAATAAAGTTAACAATCCATCCAATGTTGATTTAGATGTATGTAATACATATGAACACGTTAAAGAATTAACATTTgaagaaaattattatcatacAATTTTGTGTGAACCtgtaaaaaaattatatatatcagAAAAAAGacacataaatattcataatatattaaatggaaataattatatttatgatataaaaacaaaCGATTGTAAAAACTGTAATGAATTTTCATTATGTAATGATAAAACAATGACTACAGTTAAAAGGTGTCAATGTCGaatttatgaaaaattcatattatcTCTTCTagttaaatataaattaattcCTCAATGTTTTGATTTGGTTAAAGTAATTAAATGTACACAAAATGAgaaacataaaaaaaatgtaaaagaagatgaaaattttaaaatgtgTACAAATATACAACCAACTAACgaaataacaaataatacaaattatcaacatgaaaaagaatttattaaatttgaaaaaaatagtCCAACAGAAAATTATACTTATGAAGATATTCATTCTTTGAACAGaaattataatcataaaaataaatgcATAGTAAATAATGATCAGGAAATATGGAAAGTGTACAATgataaatgtaaaaataatcatgatgtatatattcattCCTCTCTTAAGTTAGAAAAAGTATGCTATAATATTAAAGCTTATAATCAACAAATAATAGATTTAAAACTTGGTTATAATACAATCATTGATAATGATCTCTCATTTAATAAAGATTTGTTAAAGGATAGTCATTCTGTAGATTCgaaattaaaagaatattatgTAGATAAATGGTccaaaatgaaaaaagaaataagaAAGAAATTTACAACGACCAATGTGAGTGATCAACATATTATAGATTTATGTTCAAAAGATTTAAATTTACCAACATGTTTcgataaatataataataaggataTTTATGCCTTATTAAAATCATGGAGGCAAAATGTTACAGCTTTAAAATCAACACAAAGAAATTTAGGATTTAGAATATGTACATTAATAcaacatataaattattcaGACCTATTAAATGATGATCAAGTAAAAATACAGTATTCAAATTTTGTACAagataattatttattgggaaaaaataatataggAAATACTGAAACCaatacattaaaaaaatattcagaattaaacaaaatagaaataaaagattGTTATGATCATGTAAccaaaaaattaaaaattaatagaCACCTTGGTTTGACTTTACGTGAAGATCAAgttatatatgtattgtcaattttttttaaaaaaatcgTACACTTAATTTTACCacaattattaaatttaaaaatatggtTAGAACaacaatatttatattctttttgttcaacgtcattattaataatatatgataaaaacAAACCATCATTCTGTGATATTAAATGGATTGATTTTACTTATTCTTTACAACATGAATCCAATTTGAAGCACTACCctttaaataatacaaaacTTAATATGGACATTGTTTCTGgattaaataatttaattaaattgTGTAGaactatattttttactaATATTATACCACCAATTGTTAAAAATGATACCAAAAGGAAAAAGGAAGAATGA
- a CDS encoding RNA-binding protein, putative, whose product MSLKRFFNFLDDDNKTKKKINTNKNEVDDEKIINDEEEKIKDEKKYKEEGEQEKSEELPKEEKKGGKRRGRKKQTDDKKNDDDNDQNENYKINDQSQTTLNKIEEEKKGNDNKKKRGRKSKKDNDVVKDDTNEHNKDDTNEHNKDDSNEHNKDDTNEHNKDDTNEHNKDDTNEQNKDDTNEQNKDDINEHNKDDTNEHNNNHTNEQNKDIICDQSKNVINNQSTHYGNQNDHGDPPSDDLKNKNDKENINDDKNCKKIEAPSQILLNTPPPPSGHPPTGIQNLSHNSPPVPPACPPPPTPPAPPGQPNQPNYPSQYYNMYNNMNVENYMGYPYYYSQYYNVVPHQTNVLSIDPNKEKQLNNNNSNVSDGGKMKNDLFSSGNNYDKDINTDESNKNMSILGNNVSNYYMNNPINNYYNMYNYNYMNGMNNVNTLNPINAMTYNYYYDNVGIYDNNKMVDENVLNYCSILDKSIELMKKSDKVKEILKTPARLQITQEELNKIEYTEGSEQYNIWFGKYVTDRYDKSIKGSSTPRFVAKYKCNPTKDSGYTKADKSYTSKQYFCIYFARGCCAYGHNCLYKHRIPNENDELEFEASVDIFGREKFNTFKDDMTGVGTFNNDCRTLFIGSIFINNINQVPIIEKILYEEFLPFGNIEYVRYIPNKNIAFIQFTNRVNAEFAKIAMSDQPIENYSTALTIKWAFEIKNQPHNLIQYYNNPYIYGNTNQVISSTWENYLMQQQYGNNHPMYANMNHMYNNTNIYPIDNNNINTNINSNMGVLANTSLSEHQKKINDRSATLNNSLNKIDQMFDIQN is encoded by the coding sequence atgagCTTGAAAAGgttttttaattttctagacgatgataataaaaccaaaaaaaagattaaCACTAATAAGAATGAAGTCGATGacgaaaaaataattaatgaTGAGGAAgagaaaataaaagatgaaaaaaaatataaggaAGAAGGAGAACAAGAAAAAAGTGAAGAATTACCAAAGGAGGAAAAAAAAGGTGGAAAAAGAAGAGGTcgaaaaaaacaaacagatgacaaaaaaaatgatgatgataatgatcagaatgaaaattataaaattaacGACCAATCTCAAACAACATTAAACAAAatagaagaagaaaaaaaaggtaacgataataaaaaaaaaagaggaAGAAAAAGTAAAAAGGATAATGATGTAGTTAAAGATGATACAAATGAACATAATAAAGATGATACAAATGAACATAATAAAGATGATTCAAATGAACATAATAAAGATGATACAAATGAACATAATAAAGATGATACAAATGAACATAATAAAGATGATacaaatgaacaaaataaagatgatacaaatgaacaaaataaagatgatataaatgaacataataaagatgatacaaatgaacataataataatcatactaatgaacaaaataaagatattatatgtGACCAAAGcaaaaatgtaataaataacCAGAGTACCCATTATGGTAATCAAAATGATCATGGGGATCCGCCAAGTgatgatttaaaaaataagaatgataaagaaaatataaatgatgataaaaattgtaaaaaaatagaGGCACCTAGTCagatattattaaatacaCCTCCTCCACCTAGCGGACACCCTCCTACAGGTATACAAAATCTTTCGCATAATTCTCCTCCCGTGCCCCCAGCATGCCCACCTCCTCCTACTCCTCCCGCTCCGCCAGGACAACCAAATCAACCAAATTACCCCTCccaatattataatatgtataataatatgaatgttgaaaattatatggGGTACCCGTACTACTATAGTCAATATTATAACGTAGTTCCTCATCAGACCAATGTCCTAAGCATTGATCCAAATAAAGAGAAGCAacttaataataataatagtaatgTGTCAGATGGTGGTAAAATGAAGAACGATTTGTTTTCGTCAGGAAATAATTACgataaagatataaatacaGATGAAAGTAATAAGAATATGTCCATATTAGGAAATAATGtttcaaattattatatgaataatcctataaataattattataatatgtataattataattatatgaatgGAATGAACAATGTGAATACGTTAAATCCTATAAATGCAATgacatataattattattatgataatgtAGGTATATatgacaataataaaatggtcgatgaaaatgttttaaattATTGTTCTATATTAGATAAAAGTATCgaattaatgaaaaaaagtGATAAGGTTAAAGAGATTTTAAAAACACCTGCACGTTTACAAATAACACaagaagaattaaataaaatagaataTACAGAAGGCAGCGAgcaatataatatatggTTTGGTAAATATGTAACAGATAGATATGATAAAAGTATCAAGGGTAGTAGTACTCCACGTTTTGTAgcaaaatataaatgtaatcCAACAAAGGATTCAGGATATACGAAAGCTGATAAATCATATACAAGTAaacaatatttttgtatatatttcgCAAGAGGATGTTGTGCATATGGTCAtaattgtttatataagCACAGAATTCCTAATGAAAACGATGAACTTGAATTTGAAGCCTCCGTAGATATATTTGGTAGAGAAAAAtttaatacatttaaaGATGATATGACAGGAGTAGGAAcatttaataatgattgtagaacattatttattggaagtatatttattaataatataaatcaaGTTCCaattattgaaaaaattttatatgaagaaTTTTTACCATTCGGAAATATAGAATATGTAAGGTACATAcctaataaaaatatagcTTTTATTCAATTTACTAATAGAGTAAATGCTGAATTTGCTAAAATAGCCATGTCAGATCAACCAATAGAAAATTATTCAACAGCCTTAACAATAAAATGGGCatttgaaataaaaaaccaaccacataatttaatacaatattataataatccATATATTTATGGAAATACAAATCAAGTTATATCGTCAACATGGGAAAATTATCTCATGCAACAACAATATGGGAACAACCATCCAATGTATGCAAATATGAatcatatgtataataatacaaatatatatcctatagataataataatattaacactaatattaatagtaatatGGGTGTTCTTGCAAATACCTCTTTATCGGAACatcaaaagaaaataaacGACAGATCAGCAACTTTGAATAATTCCTTAAATAAAATCGACCAAATGTTCGACATACAAAATTAA
- a CDS encoding rhomboid protease ROM9 — MVWAKRNYFISPDSFRNFCFYFPKNMERRRKQERYVFYLSGRKNSNDYLFNKIKINEKREKHFCNYNLHQRTFCRYSQENIFNKEKKKKKKEKINMINRNAHRDGQTNVFSSLSWFNIKYDILEMYRKKNIYNIVIRKYLNNIYINCNDLKNKYLKIYKIYNKKYVYMEIKKKTISNITKIFTNMCIYKNYVINNIVRNKLKWTHIEVCLKNIRFNYNKRNICLFEKISSLYKNKSNIHKHININKHININKNINKYTIYYKNIFLFHYKLSPVTYTLILLHIFVYFLWNIAEPSRNSYNYYYINNFKHNNYNNKNKYTSPLLSTDTMYKYFSCSLQNLKEKKLYTLVTNLISHNTIQSFLLNTISLYYIGTALERIIQSKNFFITYLISGVLSSYIQILYHKNNYNNIYVFGASGSISSILTTYTFMYPSQNIYLYGVLALPLALFSSLYFLNEIYCVVSNRQDNTGHIAHLTGMGFGLIYYYFFIKRGRLLR, encoded by the exons tttcccAAGAATATGGAAAGAAGAAGGAAACAAGAGAGATATGTATTTTACTTAAGCGGAAGGAAGAATTCAAATGATTActtatttaataaaataaaaataaatgaaaaaagggaaaagcatttttgtaattataatttacaCCAAAGGACATTTTGTAGATATTCacaagaaaatatatttaataaagaaaaaaaaaagaaaaaaaaagaaaaaatcaATATGATAAATAGAAATGCACATAGAGATGGACAAACAAATGTTTTCTCTTCATTATCATGGTTCAACattaaatatgatatattagaaatgtatagaaaaaagaatatttataatatcgtgataagaaaatatttgaataatatatatataaattgtaatgatttaaaaaataaatatttaaaaatttataagatatataataaaaaatatgtatatatggaaataaaaaaaaaaacaatttcCAACATTACAAAGATATTTACAAATATgtgtatttataaaaattatgtaataaataatattgtaagaaataaattaaaatggACACATATTGAAGTGTGTTTAAAGAATATTCgatttaattataataaaaggaatatttgtttatttgaaaaaatatcttctctatataaaaacaaatcaaatatacacaaacatataaatataaacaaacatataaatataaataaaaacataaataaatatactatatattataaaaatatatttttatttcattataaatTATCACCAGTAACATACactttaattttattacatatatttgtatatttcCTATGGAATATTGCCGAACCTTCAAGAAACtcttataattattattatataaataacttcaaacataataattataataataaaaacaaatatacaTCTCCGTTATTAAGTACAGATAcaatgtataaatatttctcTTGTAGTTTACAAAActtaaaagaaaaaaaattatataccTTAGTAACAAATTTGATTAGCCATAATACTATAcaatcatttttattaaataccatatctttatattatataggAACAGCTTTAGAAAGAATTATTCAGTCcaaaaatttttttataacatatttaatCAGTGGTGTTCtttcatcatatatacaaatattatatcataaaaataattataataatatttatgtattcGGAGCTAGCGGAAGTATAAGCTCCATATTAACAACATACACTTTTATGTACCCTTCtcaaaatatatacctGTACGGGGTATTAGCCCTTCCCTTG GCATTATTTTCAAGTTTGTATTTCCTCAACGAAATATACTGTGTCGTTTCTAACAGACAAGATAACACTG GTCATATTGCTCACTTGACCGGCATGGGATTCGGTTTGATTTActattatttctttattaaaagGGGGAGATTACTACGATaa